One genomic window of Quercus lobata isolate SW786 chromosome 9, ValleyOak3.0 Primary Assembly, whole genome shotgun sequence includes the following:
- the LOC115959251 gene encoding NADH dehydrogenase [ubiquinone] iron-sulfur protein 6, mitochondrial — protein sequence MASSLFKTLIRSSNSPSPVRSFSLISSQISEHTAKWMQDTSKKSPMELINEVPPIKVEDRIVACEGDSNPALGHPIEFICLDLNEPAICKYCGLRYVQEHHH from the exons ATGGCGTCGAGTCTGTTCAAAACACTAATCCGATCGTCAAATTCACCATCACCGGTCAGGAGCTTCAGCCTAATCAGCAGCCAAATCAGCGAACACACCGCCAAATGGATGCAG gATACAAGTAAGAAGTCCCCAATGGAATTGATCAATGAAGTTCCGCCCATCAAGGTTGAAGACAGGATTGTTGCTTGTGAAGGAG ACAGCAATCCTGCACTTGGGCATCCAATTGAGTTCATATGCCTTGACCTGAATGAGCCAGCTATCTGCAAGTATTGTGGTCTACGCTATGTTCAGGAGCACCACCACTAG
- the LOC115959426 gene encoding pentatricopeptide repeat-containing protein At5g27270 isoform X2, whose translation MSEETFLEMLEAGCEPDEVACGTMICTYAKWGRHKAMLSFFSAVQERGIILTAAVFNFMMSSLQKKSLHGKVIEIWRQMVDKGVAPNHFTYTVVISSLVKEGLLEEAFGTFSEMKNFGFVPEEVTYSLLINLSNKNGNREEALRLYEDMRSQKIVPSNYTCASLLALYYKNEDYSKALSLFSEMERKKIAADEVIYGLLIRIYGKLGLYEDAQKTFEETEQLGLLSDEKTYLAMAQVHLNSGNVEKAVKIIELMKSRNIWFSRFAYIVLLQCYVMKEDLNSAEVTFEALSKTGLPDSGSCNDLLNLYIRLGLMEKARDFIAQIRKDKVDFDEELYKTVLRVYCKEGMLRDTEQLLEEMGTDQSFKDNRFILTCFRAMHNQIEDDQLDKKVLAFDHPDTMAIELMLNLYLADENLMKTEEILKLLLQTAGGLSIAGQVINKFIREGDALKAETLTGLLIKLGCRLQGATVASLISLFAKQRKLKKAQEVFSAVADSSTCEKSIYNSMIDAYAKCGRPEEAYSLYKQVAEKGHDVNAVGISIVVNALTNIGKHREAENIICESLEGSSELDTVAYNTFIKAMLGAGKLHFASSIYDRMLSSGISPSIQTYNTMISVYGRGRKLDRAVEMFNTARSLGLCLDEKAYMNLISYYGKAGKRHEASQLFTKMLEEGIKPGMVSYNIMINVYATAGLYHEVNELFQAMQRDGCLPDSFTYLSLVRAYTESLKYSEADETIDSMQKRGIPTSCAHFNLLLSAFAKAGQMGDAERVYKKLLTTGLYPDLACNRAMLRGYMDYGHVEEGINFFERISESVESDRFIMSAAVLLYKSAGMELKAKGLLDSMNSLGIPFLKDLEVGLKLKTS comes from the exons ATGTCTGAGGAGACCTTCTTGGAGATGCTTGAAGCAGGATGTGAACCTGATGAAGTTGCTTGTGGTACCATGATCTGTACATATGCCAAATGGGGACGTCATAAGGCTATGTTGTCATTTTTTTCTGCTGTACAAGAAAGGGGAATTATACTCACTGCTgcagttttcaattttatgatGTCATCCTTGCAAAAGAAATCACTCCATGGAAAGGTTATAGAAATTTGGAGGCAGATGGTTGATAAAGGGGTTGCACCCAATCATTTCACTTATACAGTTGTCATCAGCTCACTCGTTAAAGAAGGTCTTCTTGAGGAAGCTTTCGGGACTTTTTCTGAGatgaaaaattttggatttgttCCGGAGGAGGTTACGTATAGCCTACTTATTAATTTAAGTAACAAAAATGGTAATCGAGAGGAAGCTCTAAGATTGTATGAGGACATGAGATCCCAGAAAATAGTTCCAAGTAACTATACCTGTGCTTCGCTTCTAGCTTTGTATTACAAAAATGAAGATTACTCTAAagccctttctctcttttcggaaatggaaagaaaaaaaattgcagccGATGAAGTAATCTATGGTTTGCTCATAAGAATATATGGAAAACTTGGTCTTTATGAGGATGCTCAAAAAACATTTGAAGAGACTGAGCAGCTGGGCCTACTTAGTGACGAGAAAACTTATTTGGCAATGGCACAAGTCCATCTCAATTCAGGGAATGTTGAGAAAGCTGTAAAAATTATTGAGCTAATGAAATCTAGAAACATTTGGTTCTCAAGGTTTGCTTATATTGTCTTATTGCAATGTTATGTTATGAAAGAAGATTTGAACTCTGCTGAAGTCACATTTGAGGCTCTGTCCAAGACTGGACTTCCTGATTCTGGTTCCTGTAATGATTTGCTCAATTTGTATATTAGACTGGGCTTGATGGAAAAGGCCAGGGATTTTATTGCTCAGATAAGGAAAGATAAAGTAGATTTTGATGAGGAGCTTTACAAGACAGTTTTGAGAGTATATTGCAAAGAAGGAATGCTAAGAGACACTGAGCAGCTATTAGAAGAGATGGGTACTGATCAATCGTTCAAGGATAATCGATTCATCTTAACATGTTTTAGGGCTATGCATAACCAGATCGAAGATGACCAACTTGATAAAAAAGTTTTGGCATTTGATCATCCTGACACTATGGCTATTGAGCTCATGCTCAATTTGTATTTGGCAGATGAAAATCTCATGAAAACAGAAGAAATACTAAAATTGCTGCTTCAAACTGCTGGTGGCTTGTCAATTGCGGGTCAGGTCATTAACAAGTTCATTAGAGAAG GTGATGCACTTAAAGCAGAAACTCTTACTGGTCTGTTGATCAAGCTAGGCTGCAGACTTCAGGGTGCTACGGTTGCTTCTTTGATTAGTTTATTTGCAAAGCAACGCAAGCTGAAAAAAGCCCAGGAAGTCTTTTCAGCAGTTGCAGATTCTTCTACATGTGAAAAGTCAATATATAACTCAATGATTGATGCATATGCCAAGTGTGGCAGACCAGAGGAGGCATACTCACTTTATAAACAAGTAGCTGAGAAAGGGCATGATGTGAATGCTGTTGGCATCAGCATAGTTGTGAATGCTTTGACGAATATTG GGAAACATCGAGAGGCAGAGAATATTATCTGTGAAAGTCTTGAAGGCAGCTCGGAGCTAGATACTGTGGCATACAATACCTTTATCAAGGCCATGCTAGGAGCAG GCAAATTGCATTTTGCATCCAGCATCTATGATCGCATGCTTTCCTCAGGGATTTCTCCATCAATTCAGACATACAACACCATGATCAG TGTGTATGGACGGGGTCGAAAGTTGGATAGGGCTGTGGAGATGTTCAACACAGCTCGCAGCTTGGGTTTGTGTCTGGATGAGAAGGCATACATGAATCTGATAAGCTATTATGGGAAGGCTG GTAAGAGGCATGAAGCTTCCCAGTTATTCACCAAGATGCTGGAAGAAGGGATAAAACCTGGAATG GTCAGCTACAATATCATGATAAATGTATATGCTACTGCAGGACTTTATCATGAAGTAAATGAACTTTTTCAAGCCATGCAGAGGGATGGTTGCTTGCCCGACTCCTTTACCTACCTTTCCCTTGTTCGGGCTTACACCGAGAGTTTGAAATACTCAGAAGCCGATGAAACCATTGATTCTATGCAGAAAAGAGGCATCCCCACTTCTTGTGCACATTTTAACCTCTTACTCTCTGCTTTTGCAAAAGCAGGTCAGATGGGGGATGCTGAAAGGGTTTATAAGAAGCTGCTCACTACTGGTTTATATCCTGACCTTGCATGCAATCGTGCTATGCTGAGAGGTTACATGGACTACGGACATGTAGAAGAAGGTATCAACTTTTTTGAACGAATTTCTGAGTCTGTGGAGTCAGACAGGTTTATTATGAGTGCAGCTGTACTTCTGTACAAGTCTGCAGGAATGGAACTCAAAGCTAAAGGTTTGTTAGATTCCATGAACAGTTTGGGCATCCCATTCCTTAAGGACCTTGAAGTTGGATTGAAGCTCAAAACTTCCTAA
- the LOC115959426 gene encoding pentatricopeptide repeat-containing protein At5g27270 isoform X1 → MDSLNLNFKSTFLTNIPLPIPHFPSHKSPSSTKPKTTIHSSSSSSSVTPDPWSLSDGNDPTKPKPRSKNSKNPLSDDNARRIIKAKAQYLSQLRKNQGSRAQTPKWIKRTPEQMVKYLQDDRNGHLYGRHVVAAIRQVRALAVRGEGGYDMREVMASFVGKLSFREMCVVLKEQKGWRQARDFFAWMKLQLSYRPSVIVYTIVLRIYGQVGKIKMSEETFLEMLEAGCEPDEVACGTMICTYAKWGRHKAMLSFFSAVQERGIILTAAVFNFMMSSLQKKSLHGKVIEIWRQMVDKGVAPNHFTYTVVISSLVKEGLLEEAFGTFSEMKNFGFVPEEVTYSLLINLSNKNGNREEALRLYEDMRSQKIVPSNYTCASLLALYYKNEDYSKALSLFSEMERKKIAADEVIYGLLIRIYGKLGLYEDAQKTFEETEQLGLLSDEKTYLAMAQVHLNSGNVEKAVKIIELMKSRNIWFSRFAYIVLLQCYVMKEDLNSAEVTFEALSKTGLPDSGSCNDLLNLYIRLGLMEKARDFIAQIRKDKVDFDEELYKTVLRVYCKEGMLRDTEQLLEEMGTDQSFKDNRFILTCFRAMHNQIEDDQLDKKVLAFDHPDTMAIELMLNLYLADENLMKTEEILKLLLQTAGGLSIAGQVINKFIREGDALKAETLTGLLIKLGCRLQGATVASLISLFAKQRKLKKAQEVFSAVADSSTCEKSIYNSMIDAYAKCGRPEEAYSLYKQVAEKGHDVNAVGISIVVNALTNIGKHREAENIICESLEGSSELDTVAYNTFIKAMLGAGKLHFASSIYDRMLSSGISPSIQTYNTMISVYGRGRKLDRAVEMFNTARSLGLCLDEKAYMNLISYYGKAGKRHEASQLFTKMLEEGIKPGMVSYNIMINVYATAGLYHEVNELFQAMQRDGCLPDSFTYLSLVRAYTESLKYSEADETIDSMQKRGIPTSCAHFNLLLSAFAKAGQMGDAERVYKKLLTTGLYPDLACNRAMLRGYMDYGHVEEGINFFERISESVESDRFIMSAAVLLYKSAGMELKAKGLLDSMNSLGIPFLKDLEVGLKLKTS, encoded by the exons ATGGACTCCCTAAACCTCAACTTCAAGTCCACCTTCCTCACCAACATCCCACTCCCAATCCCACACTTCCCTTCTCACAAATCACCTtcatcaacaaaacccaaaaccacaatccattcctcttcttcttcttcatcagtGACACCAGACCCATGGTCTCTCAGCGATGGCAACGACCCAACCAAGCCAAAACCCAGGtccaaaaactccaaaaacccACTCTCCGACGACAACGCAAGGCGCATAATCAAGGCCAAGGCTCAGTACCTTAGTCAGCTGCGCAAGAACCAGGGCTCGCGAGCGCAGACACCCAAGTGGATTAAGAGGACGCCGGAGCAAATGGTGAAGTATCTTCAGGATGATCGGAATGGCCACCTGTACGGTCGGCATGTGGTGGCGGCGATAAGGCAGGTGAGGGCTTTGGCTGTGAGAGGTGAAGGTGGGTATGATATGAGAGAGGTGATGGCTTCGTTTGTGGGGAAGCTGAGTTTTAGAGAGATGTGTGTGGTTTTGAAGGAGCAGAAAGGTTGGAGGCAAGCTAGGGACTTCTTTGCTTGGATGAAACTTCAG TTAAGCTATCGCCCTAGTGTTATTGTCTACACAATTGTCCTGCGCATATATGGGCAAGTTGGAAAGATTAAGATGTCTGAGGAGACCTTCTTGGAGATGCTTGAAGCAGGATGTGAACCTGATGAAGTTGCTTGTGGTACCATGATCTGTACATATGCCAAATGGGGACGTCATAAGGCTATGTTGTCATTTTTTTCTGCTGTACAAGAAAGGGGAATTATACTCACTGCTgcagttttcaattttatgatGTCATCCTTGCAAAAGAAATCACTCCATGGAAAGGTTATAGAAATTTGGAGGCAGATGGTTGATAAAGGGGTTGCACCCAATCATTTCACTTATACAGTTGTCATCAGCTCACTCGTTAAAGAAGGTCTTCTTGAGGAAGCTTTCGGGACTTTTTCTGAGatgaaaaattttggatttgttCCGGAGGAGGTTACGTATAGCCTACTTATTAATTTAAGTAACAAAAATGGTAATCGAGAGGAAGCTCTAAGATTGTATGAGGACATGAGATCCCAGAAAATAGTTCCAAGTAACTATACCTGTGCTTCGCTTCTAGCTTTGTATTACAAAAATGAAGATTACTCTAAagccctttctctcttttcggaaatggaaagaaaaaaaattgcagccGATGAAGTAATCTATGGTTTGCTCATAAGAATATATGGAAAACTTGGTCTTTATGAGGATGCTCAAAAAACATTTGAAGAGACTGAGCAGCTGGGCCTACTTAGTGACGAGAAAACTTATTTGGCAATGGCACAAGTCCATCTCAATTCAGGGAATGTTGAGAAAGCTGTAAAAATTATTGAGCTAATGAAATCTAGAAACATTTGGTTCTCAAGGTTTGCTTATATTGTCTTATTGCAATGTTATGTTATGAAAGAAGATTTGAACTCTGCTGAAGTCACATTTGAGGCTCTGTCCAAGACTGGACTTCCTGATTCTGGTTCCTGTAATGATTTGCTCAATTTGTATATTAGACTGGGCTTGATGGAAAAGGCCAGGGATTTTATTGCTCAGATAAGGAAAGATAAAGTAGATTTTGATGAGGAGCTTTACAAGACAGTTTTGAGAGTATATTGCAAAGAAGGAATGCTAAGAGACACTGAGCAGCTATTAGAAGAGATGGGTACTGATCAATCGTTCAAGGATAATCGATTCATCTTAACATGTTTTAGGGCTATGCATAACCAGATCGAAGATGACCAACTTGATAAAAAAGTTTTGGCATTTGATCATCCTGACACTATGGCTATTGAGCTCATGCTCAATTTGTATTTGGCAGATGAAAATCTCATGAAAACAGAAGAAATACTAAAATTGCTGCTTCAAACTGCTGGTGGCTTGTCAATTGCGGGTCAGGTCATTAACAAGTTCATTAGAGAAG GTGATGCACTTAAAGCAGAAACTCTTACTGGTCTGTTGATCAAGCTAGGCTGCAGACTTCAGGGTGCTACGGTTGCTTCTTTGATTAGTTTATTTGCAAAGCAACGCAAGCTGAAAAAAGCCCAGGAAGTCTTTTCAGCAGTTGCAGATTCTTCTACATGTGAAAAGTCAATATATAACTCAATGATTGATGCATATGCCAAGTGTGGCAGACCAGAGGAGGCATACTCACTTTATAAACAAGTAGCTGAGAAAGGGCATGATGTGAATGCTGTTGGCATCAGCATAGTTGTGAATGCTTTGACGAATATTG GGAAACATCGAGAGGCAGAGAATATTATCTGTGAAAGTCTTGAAGGCAGCTCGGAGCTAGATACTGTGGCATACAATACCTTTATCAAGGCCATGCTAGGAGCAG GCAAATTGCATTTTGCATCCAGCATCTATGATCGCATGCTTTCCTCAGGGATTTCTCCATCAATTCAGACATACAACACCATGATCAG TGTGTATGGACGGGGTCGAAAGTTGGATAGGGCTGTGGAGATGTTCAACACAGCTCGCAGCTTGGGTTTGTGTCTGGATGAGAAGGCATACATGAATCTGATAAGCTATTATGGGAAGGCTG GTAAGAGGCATGAAGCTTCCCAGTTATTCACCAAGATGCTGGAAGAAGGGATAAAACCTGGAATG GTCAGCTACAATATCATGATAAATGTATATGCTACTGCAGGACTTTATCATGAAGTAAATGAACTTTTTCAAGCCATGCAGAGGGATGGTTGCTTGCCCGACTCCTTTACCTACCTTTCCCTTGTTCGGGCTTACACCGAGAGTTTGAAATACTCAGAAGCCGATGAAACCATTGATTCTATGCAGAAAAGAGGCATCCCCACTTCTTGTGCACATTTTAACCTCTTACTCTCTGCTTTTGCAAAAGCAGGTCAGATGGGGGATGCTGAAAGGGTTTATAAGAAGCTGCTCACTACTGGTTTATATCCTGACCTTGCATGCAATCGTGCTATGCTGAGAGGTTACATGGACTACGGACATGTAGAAGAAGGTATCAACTTTTTTGAACGAATTTCTGAGTCTGTGGAGTCAGACAGGTTTATTATGAGTGCAGCTGTACTTCTGTACAAGTCTGCAGGAATGGAACTCAAAGCTAAAGGTTTGTTAGATTCCATGAACAGTTTGGGCATCCCATTCCTTAAGGACCTTGAAGTTGGATTGAAGCTCAAAACTTCCTAA
- the LOC115960350 gene encoding transcription factor-like protein DPB: protein MGTRSQQLSREEEEEDPPGRGATTISGQSVSTSRSVGSPSSRSEQTMATPASDSTFLRLNHLDIQGDDAGSQGAVASKKKKRGQRAVGGDKSGRGLRQFSMKVCEKVESKGRTTYNEVADELVAEFADPSNSVTSPDQQQYDEKNIRRRVYDALNVLMAMDIISKDKKEIQWKGLPRTSLNDIEELKTERLGLRNRIEKKAAYLQELEEQFVGLQNLIQRNEQLYSSGNAPSGGVALPFILVQTRPHATVEVEISEDMQLVHFDFNSTPFELHDDNYVLKAMKFCERPQVDDMAHNFTADGGEGSSMSNMYQTQIPLPPMSNTTIRPPTSPPLPGILKARVKHEH from the exons ATGGGGACAAGGAGTCAGCAATTGAGTcgagaggaggaggaagaggatcCACCAGGTCGAGGTGCCACCACAATTTCGGGCCAATCAGTGTCGACAAGCCGGAGTGTAGGGTCGCCATCGAGCCGGAGCGAGCAGACCATGGCAACACCCGCCAGTGACAGCACTTTTCTTAGACTAAACCATCTTGACATCCAAGGGGACGATGCCGGATCGCAAGGCGCTGTTGC tagcaagaagaaaaagagagggcaACGGGCTGTTGGAGGTGATAAGAGTGGAAGAGGACTCCGTCAATTCAGCATGAAAG TGTGCGAGAAAGTGGAAAGCAAGGGGAGAACTACTTACAATGAG GTAGCGGATGAACTTGTTGCGGAGTTTGCTGATCCAAGCAATAGTGTAACGTCTCCAGATCAG CAACAATATGATGAGAAAAACATCCGGCGGAGGGTGTATGATGCCCTGAATGTTCTCATGGCGATGGATATTATATCTAAGGATAAAAAGGAGATACAATGGAAAGGTCTGCCTCGAACTAGCCTGAACGATATTGAAGAACTAAAG ACAGAGCGCCTTGGACTCAGAAATAGAATTGAAAAGAAAGCTGCGTATTTGCAAGAACTGGAGGAACAA TTCGTAGGTCTCCAGAACCTGATACAACGAAATGAGCAATTGTACAGCTCTGGAAATGCTCCCAGCGGAGGTGTGGCTTTACCTTTCATTCTGGTTCAG ACACGGCCGCATGCAACTGTTGAGGTGGAAATATCAGAAGATATGCAGCTGGTGCATTTTGACTTCAACAG CACCCCGTTTGAGCTCCATGATGACAACTATGTTCTGAAGGCAATGAAATTTTGTGAAAGACCACAGGTTGATGATATGGCACATAATTTTACTGCAGATGGAGGTGAAGGTTCTAGCATGTCAAATATGTATCAAACGCAGATACCTCTTCCTCCAATGTCAAACACAACAATTAGGCCTCCCACCTCACCGCCTCTCCCTGGAATACTAAAAGCACGTGTCAAGCATGAGCATTGA